In Paenibacillus protaetiae, the genomic stretch GTAGTAGGAGAAACGATTACACCCGGAATCGGGTCTAATGATCTGCTGCTCATCGGCTCCGGCTCCGGAGAAACGAAAAATCTGGCCGCAATGGCTGCGAAAGCGCAGAGCACCGGCGCGAGTGTAGCTGCCATCACCATTAAGCGGGACTCAACCATCAGCCGCTCCGCCAGCGTCACCGTTGAAATCCCGGCAGTAGCCAAGCATGCCGAAACCGCCTCATCGGTTTCCATCCAGCCGATGGGCAGTCTATTCGAGCAAAGCCTGCTGCTTGTGCTGGATTCAGTGGTGTTAGCCATCATGGAAAGTAAAAACCTGTACGCTGGAATGATGTACTCCCGGCATGCCAACCTGGAATAATGGACTCCCCCAAAACGTCAAGCGGCAAGCAACGCTTCAACCCGGGGCGCCGCAGGGGAGCAAAAAGCCGGCTGGCGCTTAGAACTAAGCGCCAGCCGGCTTTGTACGGTTCAGGTCATTCGCAAGGTCCGGGCTCAATTTTCAGCGAGGCGATGCAGGCAGATGTCGCGGTTAATCCCGTACGCGGTACAGGCTCCGGTAACCCAACTCTTTGGAAATCTGTTCGGCGTATTTTTTGACGAAATAGCTGTACTTCTCAATTTTTTCCGGTGTAAACCGAATGGATGGGCCGGAACAGTTCAAAGAGCCGATTACAGTATTCTCAAATGAAAAGATCGGAGCTCCAATCCCTGTCGTGCCGTCCGTAGCTTCGCCGTTAGATATGGCATAACCAAGCTTCTGCGTTTGCTCCAGATCAGCTTCGATAACCTCGCGCGACAACGGCTTTAGGGAAGGAATGCTGGACCAGTCGGCCTGCTCCAGAATCGTATCCCTGGCGCTGCGCGGCATATGAGCGAGTATCGCCCGGTTGGAGGCACCGATATACAGCGGAAGCCGAAGTCCAATCGGCTCGGAAATTCTTAAAATTTGCGGCGATTCGATACAATCAATATAGACGCCTTCGGTATTTTCACGGGCGGACAAATAAATGGTTTCCTTCGTCTGGCGAAGCAGTTCCTCCATAAACGGCCGGGCGATGGATCGCAGCATTAAGCTGTCCCACATCAGAAAACCGTATTTCATAATAGATAATCCAAGCTTATATTTTTTCGTTTTATTATTTTGCGAAACAAAGCCATGCTCGGATAACGAATTTAATATCCGGTGAACACTTTGGACGGGCATATCCAGCTCTCTGCTTAGCTCCGTGACGCTGATTTCCTTCTCACTGCCTTGCGGGACTAAATAATCCAGTATAACAATTGCTTTCGAGATGACGGACATGAGCTGCACCCCCGTGCACAATAGTTCAACTCGCATGTTAGATTTCTTTACATTTGTTCTTTTCTCTATTTTGTACACATCGCCGGCAATTGGCAATACTTTATTTGGAAAAAGCCCTGTTTATTTGTGCAGCAGCACATTTCTGCGGTAGTTCCGCCCCCATTCAAACATTTCAGACAGCAGCGGCATTAAGCTTCTTCCATGCTCCGAAAGGGAATATTCCACTTTAGGGGGACAACAGGATAAACAGTCCGTTCCACGATCTGATCCTCCTCCAGCTGCCTTAACTGGCTTGTCAGCGTCTTGTGGGACACTTGCGGAATAATCCGCTTCAGGTCGCTGAACCGTAATGTTCCTTCGTTGCCCAAGCTCCAGAGCAGCATCAGCTTCCACTTCCCGCCGACGACTGCCATCGTCAGTTCCTTATCGCAGTTGATCTCGTTCAAATTGATCCGGTCTTTCACTTCCGTCACGACGGCACCTCTTTCCTGCAAAGTGATAAGAAAAGCTGATGCCAAAAGACATCAGCCCCGAAGGTTACATCTTAAACATCAAATAAACGGTCATCGCAAGCACCAGCACGGAGCTTCCGGAGCATGCAAGCTTATGCAGGCTGTATCCGCCTTTCTGCCGATAAGCGGCAACAAGCTGCCTTACTGCAAAATAAACGCTGATTACATTCACGATAAACAGCAGCATCATTAATGTGCTTTGCAGCAGGGAGCTCCCCGGCTCCGCTCCGCCATGCTGATGATGAGCATGCATTTCCATTCCCGTCATGCTCTCCATTAGGGCCGGCGCTGCCAGCCAGTGAAGGAGATGCAGCGCCACAACTCCTGACAATGACAGCAGCGACAAAACTGAATATTTCGTTTCCATGCCCATATGGCGAACTTTGAATAATGACATGGCGAACAACTCCTTCGCTTCAAGCTGGGCGATTAATGGCAGCTGTCAGCCGGTTTTACGCTGCTGCTGCAGCTGTTCTTTTTCGGCTGCGGAGGCAAATTGATGGCCGGGCTTTGGTTAAAGAAGCTGACCGGCTTCAGCATGAAGCCGATATACGCTGCCGGCATGACCGGCCAATCTTCCGGACGCGGTACATGTGTATGGCCCATCGTATACCAAACGACCACATCGGTATTTTTAATATTCCGGTCCTGTTCGGCCCATGCGGACAAGCCATCGCCGCCCTTATGCTGATTCGGATATTTGCCGGATGCGTACAGTTCATCTTCGTTATACGGCGTGACCCACAGATGATGTTTAATGAATCCGGCGCGTTTCAGGAGGCTCGAATTGTCCGAAGCAAACGGGAAACAGTTTTCGCCGGTAACGATTTTATAGCCAACCGATTGGCCTAGTTCGTTTTTGACATTATCGTTCACAAATTTCCAATACCGCGCCGTCTCCAGCTTAATGTCGCGTCTCGCCTGAAGCTCGCTTTCCAGCAGCGTCGATTTGGCGTAAAACGCGTTTTCCCTCGGATTGTCTTCGCCCGTCTCCTCGGATACAACGTTCACTTCATAGACGGAATTGTCGTTGCCGTCGATTTGCATGTCCATGCGGACGTTAAAGAAATGCTGATGATTAGGCGCATACAAATCCGGCCCTACCAGGTTTCCGTATTTTGGCGTTTCGCCTGGATGAAGCCCTGCCGTCGACAAGATTCCGGTCAACTTTACTTCAAATTGAATATTGCCATCTTGGTACAAATACCAGAAAAACCCATACTCATAGTTGGCTACCGTCGAAATAGAGGAGATAACAAGTCTGCGGGAACGCCTTACCTCCACTTCGTTGGTGCGCCAGTCTGTATGCTTCCATAAAATGCCAAAATCTTCTTCATGCATGCAGATCGCATTTTTAATGACAAACAAGTCGCCTTTGCTGTCGGTCATAACGCCGTCAAAATAACGGATATAACCTACGCAATCACAGCCAAGCTCCAGGCTGTTAGCCAGCTGGCCAATTCCGTATTCGCCGCTGTCAAACGCATTTTTCCGGTTTTGAATCGGACCCGGGTCGCCATACGGCACAACCATCTCGGACAAAGCGGCGCGGTACATAATCGGGCGTTCGCGGCCCTCATCCAAATAGGAAATGGTATGCAGCGTCAATCCTTCGCGGGAATTGAAGCCGATGCGGAACTTCCAGTTCTGCCATTCCACTTCATGTCCATTTACCGTAAAGCTCGGCCCTTCCGGCTGTGTAATCTCCACTGGTTTAATGCCGGTGCGCAGTTCACCGACACGATCCGGCGTATAGTTAAACGATTTGGTTGGAAGCTTGGTATATTCATATTCTTCCACACGCAGCACTTCCATCGAGTTCAAATCAACAATCGGAACGAGAGGCAGCGGACGCGCGTAGCCGTTATCTTTTTCATCGCTGCGCAAAAAGCAGAGCGGACGAGCCAGCCGCCGTTCCTGATCTTCTTCCGTCCCCCAGTTGCCCGGCGACCATAAATCGACCATAACAAGCTCCGGCGTTTCGATGCCGAGACGCTCCAGCGCTTCAATAAACAGCGGGCTTTGGCGGACAGCCGTTTCACATTCCGACTGCTCATCAAGCATAATGGTCGGCTGAACGCCCGGAATATGCTCCCATGAGACAACCTGCTGTTTATTCAAGGAAACAACGGCTTCATAAGTTGCATTCTCTTTGTTGTTCAAAATAATGATGAACGCTTCCCGTTCAAATGGCTGCGTCCCGTCAAACCCGACGACCGTTTCTTTTTTAGGCTCTTTCAATGATACAGATACGAAACGATCCGCTCCGGTTAGTTTCTTTTGCTCTTTCAAAATATGTACAGCTGCGGTTATCTCTTCTTTGGACAGCGGCTCCAGCGGGTGATTGGCAAGCGTAATCAGGTGTGTCATTATCGTTCCCTCACTTTGTTTTAGTGTTAGATTATATGACATATGATAGGGCGTATTTTTGGGGATCAAAATGCAATTTTCCCGAATAACGAGAAAATGAGAAAGTTATTGTACATTTTTCCGTTATTCGGGAATGATCTGAGTCATTTTCACGAGCGAAAATAGGAGAAATCTCGAATAGTGGGATGGAAGCATTTGTTGGATTTCTAATATAAGCCATAATTATGTCAAGAAATCTAACAATTAAACAGGAGAGTGAACGCATGCGAACGAAATTATCAGCTGTAAAACGTTATTTATCGGTTGCATCTCTTCTTGCTTTGGGCTTAACGGTGCTCCCCTTCTCTGCGCTAGCCGACGGCGATACCGCCGTGGCAGCGGTAGATACCGGCGACACGACCTGGCTGCTGGTCTCTACCGTGCTCGTCATGTTTATGTTCATGCCCGGACTTGCTTTGTTCTACGGCGGCATGGTCAGCCAGCGGAACATCTTGTCCACCGTCATGCACAGCTTAAGCGCATTTGTGATCGTTACCTTAGTCTGGGTGCTGTGGGGCTACAGCTTTGCGTTTGGCCCCGGCGTTGGCGGCGTGTTTGGCGGGTTCGACTTCGCAGGGTTCCATCATGTCGGGGTAGAAGCCAAAGACGGCTTAACGATCCCACACCTGCTGTTCGCCGTGTACCAGGGCATGTTTGCTTCGATTACGACGGCGCTCATTTCCGGAGGCGTTGCTGAACGGATTCGCTTCTCAGCCTGGATCCCCTTCACCGTCTTATGGGTGTCTCTCGTCTATGCGCCTATGGCTTATTGGGCGTGGGGCGGCGGCTGGCTGTCCAAACTGGGCGGACTGGACTTTGCCGGCGGTACCGTCGTCCACATTCTTTCCGGCGTGAGTGCACTCGTCGCCGCCCTCGTTGTCGGCAAGCGCCGTACATATCCGCATCAAACGACACCTCCGCATAATCTGATCTTCTTTATGATCGGCGGGATGTGCCTCTGGTTCGGCTGGTTTGGTTTTAATGCCGGCAGCGCATTAGCATCAGGCAGTCTGGCCAGCTTAGCAGTCGTCACAACACAGGTTGCCGCCGCAGCCGGCGGTGTCGTATGGATGGCAATGGAATGGAAACTTCGCGGCAAACCGACGCTGGTTGGCGCTGTAACGGGCGTTATTGCCGGACTCGTTGCTATTACGCCGGCAGCCGGCTTCGTATCCGTTCTGTCGTCTATTCCGATCGGAGCACTGGCAAGCGTAATCTGCTATTGGGGACTTCATGCCGTCAAAGCTAAGCTGCAGTACGACGATTCGCTTGATGTATTTGGCATCCACGGCATCGGCGGTATCTGGGGGGCGATTGCGACGGGCATTTTCTCCAGCACGAAAGTAAATGCGGCCGGCGCCGACGGCCTCCTTCACGGCAACCCGGAGCAGGTCGTTATTCAAATCATCGACGTGCTTGTTGCAGTAGGCTTGGCAGCCGTCGGCACTTTCGTTATTTTGAAGGTAATCGGGTTGTTCGTTCCGCTTCGCGTAAGCGCCGAGCATGAGCTGACCGGCCTTGATCTCAGCCTTCATGGCGAAAATGCGTATAACACTTTTGAAGCGGCAAGCAGCGGGCTGCTCCGTGCTCAGCCGGAAGAGACCCATTCGGCCATTGCCAAAATCAAGCCTGAAATAACGGGGGTATAACAACGATGAAACATTTGACGATTATCGTCCGGCCGGAGAGAGTGAGCAGCGTTACAGCCGCCCTGCAGGCCATTGGCGTGACCGGCATGACCATCAGCGATGTGCGGGGGCAAGGAACGCAAAAAGGAACCCGGACGTTATACCGGGGCGTGGAATATCAAACCGATTTTATAGTAAAAAACAAAATCGAGACGATTATTAGCGACGGATTGTACGATCAGGCTGTCGAAGCCATTATTGAAGCTGCACGGACCGGATCGATCGGGGACGGCAAAATTTTCGTTTCGGAGATATCTGAAGTTATCCGCATCCGGACCGGAGAAACAGGGGAACACGCGCTTGGCAGCTGAGCCGACCGGCTCAAGGCAGGATCAGCATATCGTTCCGTTTATCTGATCTGTATAA encodes the following:
- a CDS encoding primary-amine oxidase, producing MTHLITLANHPLEPLSKEEITAAVHILKEQKKLTGADRFVSVSLKEPKKETVVGFDGTQPFEREAFIIILNNKENATYEAVVSLNKQQVVSWEHIPGVQPTIMLDEQSECETAVRQSPLFIEALERLGIETPELVMVDLWSPGNWGTEEDQERRLARPLCFLRSDEKDNGYARPLPLVPIVDLNSMEVLRVEEYEYTKLPTKSFNYTPDRVGELRTGIKPVEITQPEGPSFTVNGHEVEWQNWKFRIGFNSREGLTLHTISYLDEGRERPIMYRAALSEMVVPYGDPGPIQNRKNAFDSGEYGIGQLANSLELGCDCVGYIRYFDGVMTDSKGDLFVIKNAICMHEEDFGILWKHTDWRTNEVEVRRSRRLVISSISTVANYEYGFFWYLYQDGNIQFEVKLTGILSTAGLHPGETPKYGNLVGPDLYAPNHQHFFNVRMDMQIDGNDNSVYEVNVVSEETGEDNPRENAFYAKSTLLESELQARRDIKLETARYWKFVNDNVKNELGQSVGYKIVTGENCFPFASDNSSLLKRAGFIKHHLWVTPYNEDELYASGKYPNQHKGGDGLSAWAEQDRNIKNTDVVVWYTMGHTHVPRPEDWPVMPAAYIGFMLKPVSFFNQSPAINLPPQPKKNSCSSSVKPADSCH
- a CDS encoding ammonium transporter, which encodes MFMFMPGLALFYGGMVSQRNILSTVMHSLSAFVIVTLVWVLWGYSFAFGPGVGGVFGGFDFAGFHHVGVEAKDGLTIPHLLFAVYQGMFASITTALISGGVAERIRFSAWIPFTVLWVSLVYAPMAYWAWGGGWLSKLGGLDFAGGTVVHILSGVSALVAALVVGKRRTYPHQTTPPHNLIFFMIGGMCLWFGWFGFNAGSALASGSLASLAVVTTQVAAAAGGVVWMAMEWKLRGKPTLVGAVTGVIAGLVAITPAAGFVSVLSSIPIGALASVICYWGLHAVKAKLQYDDSLDVFGIHGIGGIWGAIATGIFSSTKVNAAGADGLLHGNPEQVVIQIIDVLVAVGLAAVGTFVILKVIGLFVPLRVSAEHELTGLDLSLHGENAYNTFEAASSGLLRAQPEETHSAIAKIKPEITGV
- the hxlB gene encoding 6-phospho-3-hexuloisomerase, giving the protein MSAVAVSAIVDELSRVLQAVQPQQTSQLTRLILEANAVFVAGAGRSGLMMKAFAMRLMHAGIPAYVVGETITPGIGSNDLLLIGSGSGETKNLAAMAAKAQSTGASVAAITIKRDSTISRSASVTVEIPAVAKHAETASSVSIQPMGSLFEQSLLLVLDSVVLAIMESKNLYAGMMYSRHANLE
- a CDS encoding IclR family transcriptional regulator, which encodes MRVELLCTGVQLMSVISKAIVILDYLVPQGSEKEISVTELSRELDMPVQSVHRILNSLSEHGFVSQNNKTKKYKLGLSIMKYGFLMWDSLMLRSIARPFMEELLRQTKETIYLSARENTEGVYIDCIESPQILRISEPIGLRLPLYIGASNRAILAHMPRSARDTILEQADWSSIPSLKPLSREVIEADLEQTQKLGYAISNGEATDGTTGIGAPIFSFENTVIGSLNCSGPSIRFTPEKIEKYSYFVKKYAEQISKELGYRSLYRVRD
- a CDS encoding P-II family nitrogen regulator — encoded protein: MKHLTIIVRPERVSSVTAALQAIGVTGMTISDVRGQGTQKGTRTLYRGVEYQTDFIVKNKIETIISDGLYDQAVEAIIEAARTGSIGDGKIFVSEISEVIRIRTGETGEHALGS